From the genome of Zalophus californianus isolate mZalCal1 chromosome 5, mZalCal1.pri.v2, whole genome shotgun sequence:
TCAGGACGGGCATGTCCAGAGCCCCACGCTGGCCTCTGCTGCCCCCACTGCGGTGTGGGATTCAGGATAAACACCTTCAGCCACTGGACAGTGTGTATGAGTTTTCCAAGCAACACTAGGGACCTTCTgagtgagaaaacaaaacaaaaatgaaaacagaaggtgTCTCTGTTCTATTTTCTGGCTTTACCTGTAGCTTTTTCTAGGCAAGTTTATGGGTTGCTGTCATTTTTTACTCTGAATGCATCAAGAGTGTATACAAGGTtcaaagagaaatagagagatgTCTGTACCTGTCACATACAATCAAGCACAAATGCCCATATTTCCTCTTGATTCTGGGCTGTTGGCTCATGGTGAACCCTTTTCAAGCTTACCTCTGGCTCAGTTATTAAACACTTTAGATTTCTGgaatggctgggtggctcagtcgttgagcgtctgccttcagctcaggtcatgatcccggggtcctgggatcgagccccgcgtcaggctccccgctcaatggggagtctgcttctccctctgccccttccccagcttatgcttcctctcaaataaataaataaaatcttaaaaaaaataaaaactttagattTCTGTGTTCTTCATATCCCCATAGAAACTTTAAAGTCTGAAATGCATTGGAATGTAGCAAATCTGGATTCTGACAACAATACTGTGAGAAAAGCATAAATTATCTCCATGTCACACAAGATAAAGCTGTGCCTGAGGAGTATATAGTTAACCTGGTGACATACAGCTAGAGAATTGCAGAGATGGGCTATGAACCAGGTCTTGTTGTTCAGAACACCATATACTTCAAAGATCTCTCAAAAGTGATGGTGGGACCCATCATAAAATGCTCTCCCCAAACTTCATTTTATCTGGCACCTTCAAATCATAAGGACAGTGTATTAGGCATCTCTCTGGTATGCTGGTTTTAACACCACTTATGGCTACAGGGGATGCTAGTGAACCATTTCATCCCCTTCTTGGGGCTACAAATAAGCTTATTGCTTATGCCTGAGTTCCTGAGTCACTGAGAAGCctctttatttattcaatgaattcAACAAGTAGTTATTGATTAACGTTTCTGTACCAAGCACCATTCTATCCTCAGCTTGTGCTGGGAATGCTGCAGCAACCAAATGGACTCTGCCCTCCTAGAATCTCCCGTGATTCTATTCAGCTGAGTCCTGCAGACCATTCTCTGAGATTTAAGATcgattttcccccctttcagAGGGATCCATCTATTACCcaactttgagaaacactgctccaAGACAAGATTCTTAGAAGTTCAGAGGAAGAGTTTGTAAGATGTCCACTGATAGATTTCCTTCAGGTCAGGGGGCTGTGAACTCCCTGAAATTAGTGGGTCTGAATGTATGAGCATTGTTTTCTGGGGAGAAGGTTCACAGATTTTATAAGATCCACAAAAAGATCGTAGATATGATAcagtttaaaaatcacaattgGGAGGggagcacatgggtggctcagtcagttaaatgtctaactctggattttggctcaggttatgatttcagggtcatgagatcaagccccacatcgacaTGGAGCTTAGAGagtctctctctgctcccccaatccccactcacgctctctttcttaaaaaaaaaaaatcacacttggGGTTAGATGTGCAGAGAAAGATAATTCTGACTCAAACTTTTAATGAGCATGAGTGTCTATATGGCAGGAGGGTAAGGATTGAGGACTCTCTGCTTCTCCTCAGTTCCTATTACCACACTGGATCCATTGGCTTAGGTGGTTTACACTGGGAACCAGTGGTTCCTATAGCAATCCTGGGAGCACTTACTAATGAGGTACTTTCTGAGGGTTGCTTCAAGTTCCCAATTTCTTTGAGAAACTCTCTTAGCACATGGCCGAGATTCTAACAGTCTTTTATTTGATCTTAATAAATTAGTGTTGGTAATAGTTGGAGAGTAAAAATCCGTAGGCAGTTCATGGATAGATAGTACTCTGGAGAATTGGAAACATCTCGATGTTTGTGTCACGTCTACCTACCTATCTTTCTGGCTACTCTCAGAAACACCAAATGCTCAACTGTCACTTCCGGCACACGTCACCTCAGACCATAGAAGCCTTCGAACTTGTAAGGGATCCCATGGGACTCCCAGGAAGGCatggggaaagaaggagaggaagtTTCTCTCTGTATGTAAGAGTAAGAACAGATCCTGGGAATTAGCGGGGGATGCCATTGGTAACaggattttcagaaaaaaaggtataggaaaagaaataagttCTCATTTTGataagggaaaatataaaaaaaaatgacttttcattttaaaaagcacttaattttaattaaagggAAACCATGAAGTCAATCACTTagatctaaaaataatttattcaagtACAGATTTTTAGATACAGAAAACTTTGCAAGTGTTGGAAATATAACTCCCCAAAAGCACGTATTATTAATCACAACTAACAGATATAAAGGAGCTTATAGTGAACTCactagatttctttccttttccttttctgcctaGAATAGGTCCTTTGTTTACACCCTATAGATGATCATTGAAATTTTTGTTCTCTGAGAGGGGAGTTTGCTTGTTTAAACCCTTTTACAGCGACTTCATTAAAGAGCTTCTGGTTATTTCTTAACATAAACACAGTGCAGATTTGTTTATCTTGGGCAGAGGGCTGAGGTTTTTGAAGCACACAGATTATCTGTTGGGAAGAAAACTTGGAGTTATTAAATAAAGTTATCTGAGCATTTTTTGAAAAGTGATTGTTGAGGGGCTGCTCTGCTTAGGGGAAGGGGTAAAGCAATCAGGTTCAGGGGACAATTACAGGTTTGATCTCTGTGGTAGGGCCACCTCTCTAGGTCCCTGGGACCATCTCTAGCTACTCTCTTTTGGGCAAAAGCATCAGGGGATCAGCCTTATGGTTTTCTCAGAGCCCAAACTCTCCACCAAGAAATACACAACAGGCTGGGTCAGCGCCCAGCAGAATACTGTGGAGTCAGGGGTAGAGGAGGGAGTGTGGGCTAGGCCCCCTCCTCGTCCAACATTACCTCATCTCTTTTTATCCTGATGATGAGTACACCGGAGGTACAAGTGCAGGTTTAAGCAGGCTTTAAACTTTAAGATTTGAAAACATCCTAGCGTCTTGGATTTGGGAGCTGTGTTCTGGTAGCTGCTCTTCCCCCCTTGTATTACCTTGAGAGCTTGAGGCCCCACGGGGCAGGCCTTTGCAAAGGGTCCTGCACGGTAGCTGTTTCCCATCTTCCCATGGCTCTCCACACCCCTGGCCCTCTGTCCGCACCGCCCCCATCCAGGGCTCACCTTCAGCTCCAGTGCCAGTGCCCCTCATTCCTCACCGACTGAGGGAGTCAAGCGCTAGTTCCCTCCTGTGAACCCTGTGGGCTTAACTGGATGTCAGTGGAGTCTTTCTCCGCTGGATGTCTGCTCAGATTCGTGCTGGCACCACAGGGAAAGGAAAGCGTTTTAGTCGTTTGGGAAGGATAGGAgcttcaactctttttttttcttcccccactgAGCACTACCTCCGGGATCTCTCCTCTAACAGCCGAAGGCAAAGCAACTGGCCGCAGGAGAGGGAGATTTCCTTTGGAGGACCTCTCAGTGGAAGACACTTAGTGAATGTATTGTCCTCCTATCAAGAAGCCTCACTGCTTTCAAATTAATATTCCCATATGCTGGCTTTATTTTGCTTAAGCTCATTGAGACCTTTCCCAGCTTTTCCCCTCATTTCAAGAGTCCCCATATTAGCAGATGATTCCTCTTGGGTCATCTGGAGAAGTGACAACCTACCCTCTATCCTTCGGGGTCCCCCCCCCCAGTAACAGGGGCAAGGGCTCATTTTATTCAGACACAGAATATTGTCTATGTAGGGCCAGCAGGATCTGTGACATTTAATAAAAGCTGGATGGCACCTGGGGGCAAATTAAAAGTCACAATATCTTGTGTAACAAGAAATTCTTCCAGTTACTAGAAATTGTGAATGCTGCTTTATGGTTCCTTCACCCCAaggtgaaaatttaaaacatgaaaacacTTGAGAAGGGGTATGAATCTATAGTATATTAAAATCTTATCAAACACTGAGAACATTTTAGTTGattctttcattaaaaacaaaaccagactgtttttattttgaacaattttCACTTCGTATCTATAACTACTGAATTCCTACTGTGAACAAGGCCTTTTTTCAAGACAATTCCAGACTATTCCTCCTTCAAAGAGAGGAGAACATCACACCCCAGGACAAGGGTAAGGTTTGAAACAAAAAGTCATACAAAAACAGCATAAGCTAAGTCCTAGAAGAGAGGTAATACTGAGAGACCCAAAGGGAAAGCAGGGCATTTAGCCGAGAGAATCTAGAAAAACTGCACGGAGATGTTTGAGGTGGGCCGTGAGGTGTGAGTTGGTTTTGTTGGGTGAAGCTCTGGGTCAGGAAGACCATTGTTTTCCCTTGGTTTCTCTCGTTCCCCTCAttgctgccctcctcctcctttttttttttttttttcattttatttatttatttgacagaaaaagagagagcacaagtaggcagagcgagagggagaagcaaggagcccgatgcgggactcgatcccaggaccctgggaccatgacctgagccgaaggcagatgctaaaccgactgagccaaccaggcgcccctcttcttcctccttttaacGCTGCCACTGAGGAGCCATGGGCCACAGGGTAGTGAGGATTCAGCCTCGGGATCCGCGGCTTTAGGATCCAGTCTCGTGTCTCAAAGTGGGAACTGCCCCTGAGTCACTAAGTTTTTACTTCGACTTTCCATCAGTGACTTTGTTTATCTTCCCTCCTTGGCAGCCTTCACGTCAGGCGCAGAAGAATCTGTGTCAGCCCGCACAGTCATGTTATTAAGCAGTGGATGAAAGAACAAGCAGCCAAGAAAAACGCTAAGGGCAACTCCTGCCACAAGAAGAAACATGCCGGTCAGAGGAAAAGTAAAGGGGCACATCAGGGGAAACCAGAAATCCACAGCCATAAAAGTTCTTATAAAGTGTTTGCAAACGAACCTACACAGACAGTTCCTCAACTGGACTTGGCCACGGTTGCTTATAAATTTATCTCGTGAATGTTCCTTATTGGGAGTCAACAGGGCAAAACAAACTATATgtcttaaaggaaaaattatacaGGATACAAATGTAGCCAATAATATactcatctgaaaatgaaatgaaaagatagtTCTTCTCTTCATATCCTATTTTAAGAGCAGCATACAGATCTAATTTCTCCCAACTTTTTTTTATGAAGGTTTGCAAACCTACAGAGAAGTTGAAAGATTGGCACAATGAACACTCGTATACCTTTCACGTAGATtaataattgttaatattttgccacatttgttttctctctcttttctctctttgcgtgcatgtgtgtataaaacattttacatataaatacatatttttttgctAAACCGTTTGACAATAAGTTGCAAATGTCATGATActtctaacttttttttagtGTTACAACTTGACATCCCCAAGAATAAAGACCTTTTGTATATAATCACACTATCAGCTTTATACCTAAATATATTTACCTAATATATTAGGTATATAtattaggaatatatatatatttaatttttaaattaaatttaattttaatttaactttccCCCAACTATTTCCAGAGTATAATTTTTGTACAGTTTTTTAATCAATCAAGGTTCACATATTGCAAttaattcttatatttctttaaaaacttttactcTAAGAAAGTCccccctgctttttttctttttgctttctttccatggctcaaaatttttaaaagagagtcTAGGGCAGAATCTGTTCCACATTCTGGGTTTGCCTGTTTCCTCATGACCACGTTCAGGTTTAACAGTTTCAATAAGAATGCTTTCTATGTGAATTTGTGTATTTCTTATTGCATTATCTAGAGTTTGTAAACATTGGAGTtcattttctacatagaaaagTTTTAGCTGTATATCATTTTAATATCACATCTAGGTTTGAGTAACTACTGTTGTTGGATTGATAAACTctgatgctaaaaaaaaaaaaaagtctgctttgCTCAGAGAGCCATCTGGCTCCCACAGTGAGTTCTTAGTGCACTAGGGAAGGATCCAGAGTTGGGTGCCATGTGGGATTATCTTACACTCTCCTAACAAGGAGCCTACATCTCTTAACTCCTGGTCCATCTTTCCCACACCTTGTTGGTGGATCCTGTTGCATGGCTTGTCTTTGGGCCTCCTTGTGTGTCCACAGAAGCTTCCAGATGCAGAGTAAGATGTAGTTTTCACAAACGGCTGTCAGATGGCAGAAACACGGTGTCTATCTTGCCAGGTGTCAGGTGTCCTGTGCCTCCCTGATGACCAGTTCCAAGCAGCGGTGTTGCCAGGCTGACTTGGAGGTGGTCATGGGTCGCATGGAAGTGCTGAGCCCCATGTAGGTTAAAATGTCATCAAATGGCCTTTGTCCAATTCCCCTCATCGACACTAATTAGCATGTGATTTGTTTATTCACACCAACAATCCTGTGAGCTCTGTACTGATATTTCtactttatggatgaggaaatctGAAGCTCATAGAGGTAAAATGACTTGCCCATGCTCCCACCGGAAGTGGCAGAGACAAGCTTTGTATCCAGATCCCCAGACCCTCCCCAGTccagcagccccagcagtgggccCTAAAAGGTGTGCAGGTggaggtagggcagagggagaggaattcAGATCAAAATCTGTGCACCTGGTGCTTCACAAAGGGCTAGGGGGAGCAGGCGGACGGTTCTACCGGGAAGTCTAGTACTGAAACCTGCAGCTACTGGCATCGAGGGTGCTGAGAGTGACAACAAGCACCTTTGCAGAGTAAAACAGGCCCCAACCTGACTTTGCGCAATTTCACACTCCTAGGCAGTGTAACCTTTGTTTTGCAAAATCTCCCTCACCacgtttttctttttgatggaaaGACAGATTTTGTCAAAAAATAGGTCATTCTTCCACTTAAACCCATCATGCTTTTTAATACGATAATTCAGGCGAACCTAAGGAAaatggttcctaaatgtcttacCCTGTTCAGGCTGCTAGAAGAAcatgccagaggctggggagctAGTAAACAAcaagcatttttttctcatgtttctgAGGCATCGGCAGATTGGGTGTCTGGTGGAAAGGCCTCTTGTGGGgttgcagactgctgacttctccCTGGGTCCTTACAAGGTGGAAAGGACTCAGGGGGGCTCTCTGGaacttgaattattttaaattttgtctccTTTTCCAGGGCAGATCCATAATTCTACACAATTTGGGGGCAGCCGTAATGACAGTAGGTTTctatgctatatttttaaaatgagattttactgCAATGTAAGTGAAACTTTGTATGAGGACCTTGTGCCTGGGCAAGCAGCTTCttaaagaaattctatttttataggCTATCACACTTACTAAAACATTATTGTGTCATCAATACTGTTACTTTTCCTCTACAAATAGATCATCTGGGTTAACCCCCTCGGTTTTTTTaaggttatatttttataaagtaacaagtgagtagtaaaaaaaaaatcagaagtacagcagaatttatcatttaaaaacctTCCCTCACTGTATCCTCCCTATTCCCAGACCGACTTCTTGGATACAagctttttaaatctctttaaaagtttTAGTTCTGGTGTTACAAGGGAAGAAAAGTTTTCCTTGATCCTCTTAGAGTCCCTAAATGGGTCTGAAAATTAAGCTGACAAAggcattaacagaagaaaaacatatacatttatttaataaatttcatCTCGTATCTGAGGGTTTTATGACCTGTTTCAAGGAGAAAGATGGGGAGAAGGTCAGAGTGACCTTCTTGCTTGTCCCGTTTTCTTGAAGTCCTTccgcttaaaatattcaatatgtcAACATGCCATATTTGGGGGTAACCCATCAGTGGTTACTTccatcattttaaatgaaatgctgaaagtattttttatttgtttctcaaTTTTAGGCAATGTCTACTGTCTCCTTACTACTCCCAACTTCCCTTACCTTCTCCCCCCCCTTCTTGAGTTTtattactattctttttctttatctttgtaacTTTGAATAATATACCCACCGTATACCATCCATTAACCTATGGATTCTAGAATTTAAGTTTCCTCTGTATGTAAGATGTAGATAATACTCCAGATcgttttccttctgtctttttttatctTCCATCTGTGTCACATCTGCAGTACTTTTACGTTTACGTGGCTGAGGGTGATGACGATAATTCTGTAAAGGagtaggggagggggagtgggagagggaggaggagaatgtTCCTTCACACTTTCTTTAAGGTGGGGCTTTTCAACCCTGACGCTACTGACATCTTGGGCTGGATATTTATTTTGGGGACTCTCTTATCCATTATAGGTGGATTAGCCATTCTCCAGATGTTACCAAATGTCCCCTATGAGAGGAGAGCAAAATCACTACCTACCCCAGTTGAAAATTGCTGGTCTAGAATCTAAGGTAGATTCAAAAATTGAAAACCAACGTAGTTGGAAAAATTCTAAAGTTGACCCCCTCCACACATGCACCACACCAATGTCCTGCCCTGGTATACACATGCCTTCTcccaaacactaatctaggtgttgcAGTGAAGGTAAttttcagatgtaattaaggtcaCAAATCTGTTGACcttaagatagggagattatcgGCATGGTGTGACTTAATCACAGGAGTTCTCTAAGTCTGGGTCTAGAAGTCAGAGACAGGGTAGTCAAGAGAAATTCAAAACATGAGGATTCAACATGCCACTGCtaactttgaagatggaggggggCAAGTGAAGGGGTTCAGGAcagctcctcccagccccacccccaaagtGCCACTTtgacatgtggattattttgaccTGAAGGCACTTGAGACCCTACGTGCCCAAGAGAAATTTTTGCCCCTCCCTTAACTatatagaagaatctaaattgggggtCTCTCCCAGAATAAATGTTAttaacagagataaattttatctgtgtGATCCATCTGTATGGTAGGGCAAATATCTTAATTCCCAAACCTCGCTCTTCTTATTACCCTGTGAAATGTATACCTTTCTTCTGAAATCCCAGACACTTaaccccttctccttagttcagaatgacatatatacctcattttgcctgactgtctttggaatttccatgtctatgtGGATTCCCCTTATGTACACTTATTGAATTTGATCttctcctgctaatctgtctCATGTTGATGTGATTCTTAGCCCAAACAGAAGGACCTTTgaggggacaggaattcttgctccccAATACAAGTCAGGTGAGAGCAGCCTCCAACTGATAGTTACCAAGAAAGCAAGGACTTCAGTCCTACagccacaaggaactgaatttagCCAGGAACAAAAATGAGCTTGAAGCAGATTGTTTCATGGAGACTCCAGAGGGCATgcagcccagctaatatcttgaTTTCAGCATtgtgagaccctaagcagagaACCTAGTTATGCCATGTCTGGACTTCTGACTTATAGACTGTAAGCTAATAAGTAGGTGTTATTTTAGGTAGGTAGtatgtggtactttgttatgcagcattagaAAATTAACACAATCAATAAACAGCATTTGAACCACGCTATGTAAGTTTTGTTCTGTGCTGGACCAAGTAGGGTGTTAGAGTGTAATACCCTTCTCTAATAATGAACTGTGTATATAATTCATATTCAGGCAACCGGAGTCTGATGAACTATAACTACTTTCTATATTATTCATCTGGTATggatattttacttctttcccaGGTATGGCCAGGCTTCCAGATTATTTATATCTGCTCATCTTGTTTTTGTCAGTCATTCACTGGAGATATCAGGGTTCCTCCTCCTAATTGCAGAGAATTCTGCATTTGTGTATTAGAAGCTGTTCAAaattctaagtttttaaaataataggactcttatcatttcttttgctgGAGAGAGCTATGCCCTTCAATAATGTAAAATGTCTGCACTGCATCTGTCTCTAAATACCCCAAATTTGGCAATGGCCTTTCTATCAGCATAGCCCCCAGCTTTCTCTTTCTGAGATAAAAGCCTGCCTCTGTGTTCTGGTCACCCTGAGGCAGTGGGTAAGTTTTTTATTTACCCCTTTTGATGGGAAGACTACTGTAGCTTTCAATCCAATTTAAGTTGAAAAGGATCTTCCATTTTGTAGAAACATGGACTCTATGTAGCACCATCAAACA
Proteins encoded in this window:
- the CCL28 gene encoding C-C motif chemokine 28; this translates as MWQTGLALMALAACVALPSSEAILPIASSCCTEVSHHVSRRLLERVNLCRIQRADGDCDLAAVILHVRRRRICVSPHSHVIKQWMKEQAAKKNAKGNSCHKKKHAGQRKSKGAHQGKPEIHSHKSSYKVFANEPTQTVPQLDLATVAYKFIS